One genomic window of Pungitius pungitius chromosome 11, fPunPun2.1, whole genome shotgun sequence includes the following:
- the LOC119197709 gene encoding uncharacterized protein LOC119197709 isoform X1: MAAHEDFFVGIPKIPYSPTAGPGDVMCFKHYNAEEVLMGRKMEDWLRFSVCYWHSFCGTGADPFGAPTLHRPWNEGAPMDSAKKRLRAAFEFFTKLGVKYYTFHDRDMAPEGSTLEESNRNLDEITDLALQLQSQTGIQVLWVTCNLFAHQRYMNGAATNPDCHVLAYAGAQLKKGLDTAKKLGAENFVFWGGREGFLSVHNTDVAVELKHMANFFKMAVKYKDKIGLKCQFLIEPKPKEPSKHQYDYDAMSVIAFLKHYGLESHFKLNIEPNHTTLAGHSYEHDVVMASAFGMLGSVDSNTGSPDLGWDTDQFPMDIRNTTLVMKAIVEQGGLQPGGLNFDAKVRRESTDLEDLFIAHIGAMDTFARGLRNAVRIIEDGLIAGMVKERYSSFSHGLGQRVDEGSASLEEMEAFIKQNGEPNVTSGKQEKYESIFNHYI; encoded by the exons ATGGCAGCACACGAGGACTTCTTCGTGG GCATTCCCAAGATCCCTTACTCACCCACTGCTGGGCCTGGAGATGTCATGTGCTTCAAACACTACAATGCGGAGGAG GTTCTGATGGGGAGGAAGATGGAAGACTGGCTGAGGTTCTCAGTGTGCTACTGGCACTCCTTCTGTGGCACTG GAGCTGATCCTTTTGGGGCTCCGACCCTGCACCGGCCCTGGAATGAAGGCGCTCCTATGGACTCAGCCAAGAAGCGACTTCGGGCTGCTTTTGAGTTTTTCACCAAGCTTGGT GTGAAATACTACACATTTCATGACCG GGATATGGCTCCTGAGGGCTCCACCCTGGAGGAGTCCAACAGGAATCTGGATGAAATAACAGACCTGGCCCTCCAGCTGCAGAGCCAGACTGGAATCCAGGTGTTGTGGGTCACCTGCAACCTCTTTGCCCACCAGAG GTACATGAATGGGGCGGCCACCAACCCGGACTGTCACGTTCTGGCCTACGCTGGCGCTCAGCTCAAGAAGGGGCTCGACACTGCCAAGAAGCTGGGGGCAGAGAATTTCG TGTTTtggggaggaagggaaggtTTCCTCTCCGTCCACAACACGGACGTTGCTGTGGAACTGAAACACATGGCCAACTTCTTCAAAATGGCCGTCA AGTACAAAGACAAGATTGGGTTGAAGTGTCAGTTTCTAATCGAACCCAAGCCTAAGGAGCCCTCCAAACACCAGTATGACTACG ATGCCATGAGCGTCATCGCATTCCTTAAGCACTACGGTCTGGAGAGTCACTTCAAGTTGAACATTGAGCCCAACCACACCACCCTGGCAGGACACTCTTACGAACATGATGTTGTCATGGCGTCCGC GTTCGGGATGCTGGGATCAGTTgactcaaacacaggctccccTGACCTGGGCTGGGATACAGACCAGTTCCCCATGGACATCAGGAACACCACCTTGGTCATGAAG GCCATCGTTGAACAAGGAGGTCTGCAGCCCGGAGGCCTGAACTTCGATGCGAAGGTGCGCCGGGAGTCCACGGACCTGGAGGACCTGTTCATCGCTCACATCGGAGCCATGGACACCTTCGCCAGAGGACTCAGAAATGCTGTCCGCATCATTGAGGACGGGCTCATCGCTGGCATGGTGAAG GAGCGATACTCAAGTTTCAGTCACGGCCTTGGACAGAGAGTGGATGAAGGTTCTGCCTCCCTGGAGGAAATGGAG GCTTTTATCAAGCAGAACGGGGAGCCGAATGTAACATCTGGCAAGCAAGAAAAATATGAATCCATCTTCAACCACTACATATAA
- the LOC119197709 gene encoding uncharacterized protein LOC119197709 isoform X2 → MAAHEDFFVLMGRKMEDWLRFSVCYWHSFCGTGADPFGAPTLHRPWNEGAPMDSAKKRLRAAFEFFTKLGVKYYTFHDRDMAPEGSTLEESNRNLDEITDLALQLQSQTGIQVLWVTCNLFAHQRYMNGAATNPDCHVLAYAGAQLKKGLDTAKKLGAENFVFWGGREGFLSVHNTDVAVELKHMANFFKMAVKYKDKIGLKCQFLIEPKPKEPSKHQYDYDAMSVIAFLKHYGLESHFKLNIEPNHTTLAGHSYEHDVVMASAFGMLGSVDSNTGSPDLGWDTDQFPMDIRNTTLVMKAIVEQGGLQPGGLNFDAKVRRESTDLEDLFIAHIGAMDTFARGLRNAVRIIEDGLIAGMVKERYSSFSHGLGQRVDEGSASLEEMEAFIKQNGEPNVTSGKQEKYESIFNHYI, encoded by the exons ATGGCAGCACACGAGGACTTCTTC GTTCTGATGGGGAGGAAGATGGAAGACTGGCTGAGGTTCTCAGTGTGCTACTGGCACTCCTTCTGTGGCACTG GAGCTGATCCTTTTGGGGCTCCGACCCTGCACCGGCCCTGGAATGAAGGCGCTCCTATGGACTCAGCCAAGAAGCGACTTCGGGCTGCTTTTGAGTTTTTCACCAAGCTTGGT GTGAAATACTACACATTTCATGACCG GGATATGGCTCCTGAGGGCTCCACCCTGGAGGAGTCCAACAGGAATCTGGATGAAATAACAGACCTGGCCCTCCAGCTGCAGAGCCAGACTGGAATCCAGGTGTTGTGGGTCACCTGCAACCTCTTTGCCCACCAGAG GTACATGAATGGGGCGGCCACCAACCCGGACTGTCACGTTCTGGCCTACGCTGGCGCTCAGCTCAAGAAGGGGCTCGACACTGCCAAGAAGCTGGGGGCAGAGAATTTCG TGTTTtggggaggaagggaaggtTTCCTCTCCGTCCACAACACGGACGTTGCTGTGGAACTGAAACACATGGCCAACTTCTTCAAAATGGCCGTCA AGTACAAAGACAAGATTGGGTTGAAGTGTCAGTTTCTAATCGAACCCAAGCCTAAGGAGCCCTCCAAACACCAGTATGACTACG ATGCCATGAGCGTCATCGCATTCCTTAAGCACTACGGTCTGGAGAGTCACTTCAAGTTGAACATTGAGCCCAACCACACCACCCTGGCAGGACACTCTTACGAACATGATGTTGTCATGGCGTCCGC GTTCGGGATGCTGGGATCAGTTgactcaaacacaggctccccTGACCTGGGCTGGGATACAGACCAGTTCCCCATGGACATCAGGAACACCACCTTGGTCATGAAG GCCATCGTTGAACAAGGAGGTCTGCAGCCCGGAGGCCTGAACTTCGATGCGAAGGTGCGCCGGGAGTCCACGGACCTGGAGGACCTGTTCATCGCTCACATCGGAGCCATGGACACCTTCGCCAGAGGACTCAGAAATGCTGTCCGCATCATTGAGGACGGGCTCATCGCTGGCATGGTGAAG GAGCGATACTCAAGTTTCAGTCACGGCCTTGGACAGAGAGTGGATGAAGGTTCTGCCTCCCTGGAGGAAATGGAG GCTTTTATCAAGCAGAACGGGGAGCCGAATGTAACATCTGGCAAGCAAGAAAAATATGAATCCATCTTCAACCACTACATATAA